From a single Pongo pygmaeus isolate AG05252 chromosome 12, NHGRI_mPonPyg2-v2.0_pri, whole genome shotgun sequence genomic region:
- the BCL2L11 gene encoding bcl-2-like protein 11 isoform X2, whose protein sequence is MFPAAAAGAARARGAACGALGCPAERGGGLAGRRGLRAALGTLSPSPGLCLLRCFRGDGQGVPGRRSARAGRRGARSRARTLRSEGKAQTKKDQMAKQPSDVSSECDREGRQLQPAERPPQLRPGAPTSLQTEPQGNPEGNHGGEGDSCPHGSPQGPLAPPASPGPFATRSPLFIFMRRSSLLSRSSSGYFSFDTDRSPAPMSCDKSTQTPSPPCQAFNHYLSAMASMRQAEPADMRPEIWIAQELRRIGDEFNAYYARRGRSCLVNCC, encoded by the exons atgtTCCCGGCGGCTGCGGCCGGGGCAGCGCGGGCCAGAGGCGCGGCGTGCGGAGCCCTCGGCTGCCCTGCGGAGCGCGGCGGCGGGCTGGCGGGAAGGCGCGGGCTCCGCGCTGCGCTGGGGACTCTGAGCCCGAGTCCCGGGCTTTGTCTCCTGCGCTGCTTTCGTGGTGACGGTCAGGGGGTGCCCGGTCGGCGAAGCGCGCGGGCCGGACGCCGCGGGGCTCGGTcccgggcccggacgctgcgctcTGAAGGGAAGGCGCAGAC AAAAAAAGACCAAATGGCAAAGCAACCTTCTGATGTAAGTTCTGAGTGTGACCGAGAAGGTAGACAATTGCAGCCTGCGGAGAGGCCTCCCCAGCTCAGACCTGGGGCCCCTACCTCCCTACAGACAGAGCCACAAGGTAATCCTGAAGGCAATCACGGAGGTGAAGGGGACAGCTGCCCCCACGGCAGCCCTCAGGGCCCGCTGGCCCCACCGGCCAGCCCTGGCCCTTTTGCTACCAGATCCCCGCTTTTCATCTTTATGAGAAGATCCTCCCTGCTGTCTCGATCCTCCAGTGGGTATTTCTCTTTTGACACAGACAGGAGCCCGGCACCCATGAGTTGTGACAAATCAACACAAACCCCAAGTCCTCCTTGCCAGGCCTTCAACCACTATCTCAGTGCAATGG CTTCCATGAGGCAGGCTGAACCTGCAGATATGCGCCCGGAGATATGGATCGCCCAAGAGTTGCGGCGTATCGGAGACGAGTTTAACGCTTACTATGCAAGGAGG GGGAGGTCATGCTTAGTTAATTGTTGCTAA
- the BCL2L11 gene encoding bcl-2-like protein 11 isoform X3: protein MFPAAAAGAARARGAACGALGCPAERGGGLAGRRGLRAALGTLSPSPGLCLLRCFRGDGQGVPGRRSARAGRRGARSRARTLRSEGKAQTKKDQMAKQPSDVSSECDREGRQLQPAERPPQLRPGAPTSLQTEPQGNPEGNHGGEGDSCPHGSPQGPLAPPASPGPFATRSPLFIFMRRSSLLSRSSSGYFSFDTDRSPAPMSCDKSTQTPSPPCQAFNHYLSAMASMRQAEPADMRPEIWIAQELRRIGDEFNAYYARRLAKLLASST from the exons atgtTCCCGGCGGCTGCGGCCGGGGCAGCGCGGGCCAGAGGCGCGGCGTGCGGAGCCCTCGGCTGCCCTGCGGAGCGCGGCGGCGGGCTGGCGGGAAGGCGCGGGCTCCGCGCTGCGCTGGGGACTCTGAGCCCGAGTCCCGGGCTTTGTCTCCTGCGCTGCTTTCGTGGTGACGGTCAGGGGGTGCCCGGTCGGCGAAGCGCGCGGGCCGGACGCCGCGGGGCTCGGTcccgggcccggacgctgcgctcTGAAGGGAAGGCGCAGAC AAAAAAAGACCAAATGGCAAAGCAACCTTCTGATGTAAGTTCTGAGTGTGACCGAGAAGGTAGACAATTGCAGCCTGCGGAGAGGCCTCCCCAGCTCAGACCTGGGGCCCCTACCTCCCTACAGACAGAGCCACAAGGTAATCCTGAAGGCAATCACGGAGGTGAAGGGGACAGCTGCCCCCACGGCAGCCCTCAGGGCCCGCTGGCCCCACCGGCCAGCCCTGGCCCTTTTGCTACCAGATCCCCGCTTTTCATCTTTATGAGAAGATCCTCCCTGCTGTCTCGATCCTCCAGTGGGTATTTCTCTTTTGACACAGACAGGAGCCCGGCACCCATGAGTTGTGACAAATCAACACAAACCCCAAGTCCTCCTTGCCAGGCCTTCAACCACTATCTCAGTGCAATGG CTTCCATGAGGCAGGCTGAACCTGCAGATATGCGCCCGGAGATATGGATCGCCCAAGAGTTGCGGCGTATCGGAGACGAGTTTAACGCTTACTATGCAAGGAGG CTGGCAAAACTCCTGGCATCCTCCACCTGA
- the BCL2L11 gene encoding bcl-2-like protein 11 isoform X11 — protein sequence MFPAAAAGAARARGAACGALGCPAERGGGLAGRRGLRAALGTLSPSPGLCLLRCFRGDGQGVPGRRSARAGRRGARSRARTLRSEGKAQTKKDQMAKQPSDVSSECDREGRQLQPAERPPQLRPGAPTSLQTEPQASMRQAEPADMRPEIWIAQELRRIGDEFNAYYARRLAKLLASST from the exons atgtTCCCGGCGGCTGCGGCCGGGGCAGCGCGGGCCAGAGGCGCGGCGTGCGGAGCCCTCGGCTGCCCTGCGGAGCGCGGCGGCGGGCTGGCGGGAAGGCGCGGGCTCCGCGCTGCGCTGGGGACTCTGAGCCCGAGTCCCGGGCTTTGTCTCCTGCGCTGCTTTCGTGGTGACGGTCAGGGGGTGCCCGGTCGGCGAAGCGCGCGGGCCGGACGCCGCGGGGCTCGGTcccgggcccggacgctgcgctcTGAAGGGAAGGCGCAGAC AAAAAAAGACCAAATGGCAAAGCAACCTTCTGATGTAAGTTCTGAGTGTGACCGAGAAGGTAGACAATTGCAGCCTGCGGAGAGGCCTCCCCAGCTCAGACCTGGGGCCCCTACCTCCCTACAGACAGAGCCACAAG CTTCCATGAGGCAGGCTGAACCTGCAGATATGCGCCCGGAGATATGGATCGCCCAAGAGTTGCGGCGTATCGGAGACGAGTTTAACGCTTACTATGCAAGGAGG CTGGCAAAACTCCTGGCATCCTCCACCTGA
- the BCL2L11 gene encoding bcl-2-like protein 11 isoform X7 — MFPAAAAGAARARGAACGALGCPAERGGGLAGRRGLRAALGTLSPSPGLCLLRCFRGDGQGVPGRRSARAGRRGARSRARTLRSEGKAQTKKDQMAKQPSDVSSECDREGRQLQPAERPPQLRPGAPTSLQTEPQDRSPAPMSCDKSTQTPSPPCQAFNHYLSAMDVLLIIGVFFTSDSGAEGSFLSQSCVMRNRWSLKLRRGG; from the exons atgtTCCCGGCGGCTGCGGCCGGGGCAGCGCGGGCCAGAGGCGCGGCGTGCGGAGCCCTCGGCTGCCCTGCGGAGCGCGGCGGCGGGCTGGCGGGAAGGCGCGGGCTCCGCGCTGCGCTGGGGACTCTGAGCCCGAGTCCCGGGCTTTGTCTCCTGCGCTGCTTTCGTGGTGACGGTCAGGGGGTGCCCGGTCGGCGAAGCGCGCGGGCCGGACGCCGCGGGGCTCGGTcccgggcccggacgctgcgctcTGAAGGGAAGGCGCAGAC AAAAAAAGACCAAATGGCAAAGCAACCTTCTGATGTAAGTTCTGAGTGTGACCGAGAAGGTAGACAATTGCAGCCTGCGGAGAGGCCTCCCCAGCTCAGACCTGGGGCCCCTACCTCCCTACAGACAGAGCCACAAG ACAGGAGCCCGGCACCCATGAGTTGTGACAAATCAACACAAACCCCAAGTCCTCCTTGCCAGGCCTTCAACCACTATCTCAGTGCAATGG ATGTCCTTTTGATAATTGGTGTTTTCTTCACTTCTGACTCCGGGGCTGAAGGCAGTTTTCTCTCTCAGTCATGTGTAATGAGAAACAGGTGGAGTTTGAAGCTCAGGAGAGGTGGGTGA
- the BCL2L11 gene encoding bcl-2-like protein 11 isoform X5: MFPAAAAGAARARGAACGALGCPAERGGGLAGRRGLRAALGTLSPSPGLCLLRCFRGDGQGVPGRRSARAGRRGARSRARTLRSEGKAQTKKDQMAKQPSDVSSECDREGRQLQPAERPPQLRPGAPTSLQTEPQGNPEGNHGGEGDSCPHGSPQGPLAPPASPGPFATRSPLFIFMRRSSLLSRSSSGYFSFDTDRSPAPMSCDKSTQTPSPPCQAFNHYLSAMASMRQAEPADMRPEIWIAQELRRIGDEFNAYYARRLEK, translated from the exons atgtTCCCGGCGGCTGCGGCCGGGGCAGCGCGGGCCAGAGGCGCGGCGTGCGGAGCCCTCGGCTGCCCTGCGGAGCGCGGCGGCGGGCTGGCGGGAAGGCGCGGGCTCCGCGCTGCGCTGGGGACTCTGAGCCCGAGTCCCGGGCTTTGTCTCCTGCGCTGCTTTCGTGGTGACGGTCAGGGGGTGCCCGGTCGGCGAAGCGCGCGGGCCGGACGCCGCGGGGCTCGGTcccgggcccggacgctgcgctcTGAAGGGAAGGCGCAGAC AAAAAAAGACCAAATGGCAAAGCAACCTTCTGATGTAAGTTCTGAGTGTGACCGAGAAGGTAGACAATTGCAGCCTGCGGAGAGGCCTCCCCAGCTCAGACCTGGGGCCCCTACCTCCCTACAGACAGAGCCACAAGGTAATCCTGAAGGCAATCACGGAGGTGAAGGGGACAGCTGCCCCCACGGCAGCCCTCAGGGCCCGCTGGCCCCACCGGCCAGCCCTGGCCCTTTTGCTACCAGATCCCCGCTTTTCATCTTTATGAGAAGATCCTCCCTGCTGTCTCGATCCTCCAGTGGGTATTTCTCTTTTGACACAGACAGGAGCCCGGCACCCATGAGTTGTGACAAATCAACACAAACCCCAAGTCCTCCTTGCCAGGCCTTCAACCACTATCTCAGTGCAATGG CTTCCATGAGGCAGGCTGAACCTGCAGATATGCGCCCGGAGATATGGATCGCCCAAGAGTTGCGGCGTATCGGAGACGAGTTTAACGCTTACTATGCAAGGAGG TTAGAGAAATAG
- the BCL2L11 gene encoding bcl-2-like protein 11 isoform X8, with product MFPAAAAGAARARGAACGALGCPAERGGGLAGRRGLRAALGTLSPSPGLCLLRCFRGDGQGVPGRRSARAGRRGARSRARTLRSEGKAQTKKDQMAKQPSDVSSECDREGRQLQPAERPPQLRPGAPTSLQTEPQDRSPAPMSCDKSTQTPSPPCQAFNHYLSAMASMRQAEPADMRPEIWIAQELRRIGDEFNAYYARRLEK from the exons atgtTCCCGGCGGCTGCGGCCGGGGCAGCGCGGGCCAGAGGCGCGGCGTGCGGAGCCCTCGGCTGCCCTGCGGAGCGCGGCGGCGGGCTGGCGGGAAGGCGCGGGCTCCGCGCTGCGCTGGGGACTCTGAGCCCGAGTCCCGGGCTTTGTCTCCTGCGCTGCTTTCGTGGTGACGGTCAGGGGGTGCCCGGTCGGCGAAGCGCGCGGGCCGGACGCCGCGGGGCTCGGTcccgggcccggacgctgcgctcTGAAGGGAAGGCGCAGAC AAAAAAAGACCAAATGGCAAAGCAACCTTCTGATGTAAGTTCTGAGTGTGACCGAGAAGGTAGACAATTGCAGCCTGCGGAGAGGCCTCCCCAGCTCAGACCTGGGGCCCCTACCTCCCTACAGACAGAGCCACAAG ACAGGAGCCCGGCACCCATGAGTTGTGACAAATCAACACAAACCCCAAGTCCTCCTTGCCAGGCCTTCAACCACTATCTCAGTGCAATGG CTTCCATGAGGCAGGCTGAACCTGCAGATATGCGCCCGGAGATATGGATCGCCCAAGAGTTGCGGCGTATCGGAGACGAGTTTAACGCTTACTATGCAAGGAGG TTAGAGAAATAG
- the BCL2L11 gene encoding bcl-2-like protein 11 isoform X12 — MFPAAAAGAARARGAACGALGCPAERGGGLAGRRGLRAALGTLSPSPGLCLLRCFRGDGQGVPGRRSARAGRRGARSRARTLRSEGKAQTKKDQMAKQPSDVSSECDREGRQLQPAERPPQLRPGAPTSLQTEPQASMRQAEPADMRPEIWIAQELRRIGDEFNAYYARRLEK, encoded by the exons atgtTCCCGGCGGCTGCGGCCGGGGCAGCGCGGGCCAGAGGCGCGGCGTGCGGAGCCCTCGGCTGCCCTGCGGAGCGCGGCGGCGGGCTGGCGGGAAGGCGCGGGCTCCGCGCTGCGCTGGGGACTCTGAGCCCGAGTCCCGGGCTTTGTCTCCTGCGCTGCTTTCGTGGTGACGGTCAGGGGGTGCCCGGTCGGCGAAGCGCGCGGGCCGGACGCCGCGGGGCTCGGTcccgggcccggacgctgcgctcTGAAGGGAAGGCGCAGAC AAAAAAAGACCAAATGGCAAAGCAACCTTCTGATGTAAGTTCTGAGTGTGACCGAGAAGGTAGACAATTGCAGCCTGCGGAGAGGCCTCCCCAGCTCAGACCTGGGGCCCCTACCTCCCTACAGACAGAGCCACAAG CTTCCATGAGGCAGGCTGAACCTGCAGATATGCGCCCGGAGATATGGATCGCCCAAGAGTTGCGGCGTATCGGAGACGAGTTTAACGCTTACTATGCAAGGAGG TTAGAGAAATAG
- the BCL2L11 gene encoding bcl-2-like protein 11 isoform X6 has translation MFPAAAAGAARARGAACGALGCPAERGGGLAGRRGLRAALGTLSPSPGLCLLRCFRGDGQGVPGRRSARAGRRGARSRARTLRSEGKAQTKKDQMAKQPSDVSSECDREGRQLQPAERPPQLRPGAPTSLQTEPQDRSPAPMSCDKSTQTPSPPCQAFNHYLSAMASMRQAEPADMRPEIWIAQELRRIGDEFNAYYARRVFLNNYQAAEDHPRMVILRLLRYIVRLVWRMH, from the exons atgtTCCCGGCGGCTGCGGCCGGGGCAGCGCGGGCCAGAGGCGCGGCGTGCGGAGCCCTCGGCTGCCCTGCGGAGCGCGGCGGCGGGCTGGCGGGAAGGCGCGGGCTCCGCGCTGCGCTGGGGACTCTGAGCCCGAGTCCCGGGCTTTGTCTCCTGCGCTGCTTTCGTGGTGACGGTCAGGGGGTGCCCGGTCGGCGAAGCGCGCGGGCCGGACGCCGCGGGGCTCGGTcccgggcccggacgctgcgctcTGAAGGGAAGGCGCAGAC AAAAAAAGACCAAATGGCAAAGCAACCTTCTGATGTAAGTTCTGAGTGTGACCGAGAAGGTAGACAATTGCAGCCTGCGGAGAGGCCTCCCCAGCTCAGACCTGGGGCCCCTACCTCCCTACAGACAGAGCCACAAG ACAGGAGCCCGGCACCCATGAGTTGTGACAAATCAACACAAACCCCAAGTCCTCCTTGCCAGGCCTTCAACCACTATCTCAGTGCAATGG CTTCCATGAGGCAGGCTGAACCTGCAGATATGCGCCCGGAGATATGGATCGCCCAAGAGTTGCGGCGTATCGGAGACGAGTTTAACGCTTACTATGCAAGGAGG GTATTTTTGAATAATTACCAAGCAGCCGAAGACCACCCACGAATGGTTATCTTACGACTGTTACGTTACATTGTCCGCCTGGTATGGAGAATGCATTGA
- the BCL2L11 gene encoding bcl-2-like protein 11 isoform X9, with product MFPAAAAGAARARGAACGALGCPAERGGGLAGRRGLRAALGTLSPSPGLCLLRCFRGDGQGVPGRRSARAGRRGARSRARTLRSEGKAQTKKDQMAKQPSDVSSECDREGRQLQPAERPPQLRPGAPTSLQTEPQASMRQAEPADMRPEIWIAQELRRIGDEFNAYYARRVFLNNYQAAEDHPRMVILRLLRYIVRLVWRMH from the exons atgtTCCCGGCGGCTGCGGCCGGGGCAGCGCGGGCCAGAGGCGCGGCGTGCGGAGCCCTCGGCTGCCCTGCGGAGCGCGGCGGCGGGCTGGCGGGAAGGCGCGGGCTCCGCGCTGCGCTGGGGACTCTGAGCCCGAGTCCCGGGCTTTGTCTCCTGCGCTGCTTTCGTGGTGACGGTCAGGGGGTGCCCGGTCGGCGAAGCGCGCGGGCCGGACGCCGCGGGGCTCGGTcccgggcccggacgctgcgctcTGAAGGGAAGGCGCAGAC AAAAAAAGACCAAATGGCAAAGCAACCTTCTGATGTAAGTTCTGAGTGTGACCGAGAAGGTAGACAATTGCAGCCTGCGGAGAGGCCTCCCCAGCTCAGACCTGGGGCCCCTACCTCCCTACAGACAGAGCCACAAG CTTCCATGAGGCAGGCTGAACCTGCAGATATGCGCCCGGAGATATGGATCGCCCAAGAGTTGCGGCGTATCGGAGACGAGTTTAACGCTTACTATGCAAGGAGG GTATTTTTGAATAATTACCAAGCAGCCGAAGACCACCCACGAATGGTTATCTTACGACTGTTACGTTACATTGTCCGCCTGGTATGGAGAATGCATTGA
- the BCL2L11 gene encoding bcl-2-like protein 11 isoform X1, with amino-acid sequence MFPAAAAGAARARGAACGALGCPAERGGGLAGRRGLRAALGTLSPSPGLCLLRCFRGDGQGVPGRRSARAGRRGARSRARTLRSEGKAQTKKDQMAKQPSDVSSECDREGRQLQPAERPPQLRPGAPTSLQTEPQGNPEGNHGGEGDSCPHGSPQGPLAPPASPGPFATRSPLFIFMRRSSLLSRSSSGYFSFDTDRSPAPMSCDKSTQTPSPPCQAFNHYLSAMASMRQAEPADMRPEIWIAQELRRIGDEFNAYYARRVFLNNYQAAEDHPRMVILRLLRYIVRLVWRMH; translated from the exons atgtTCCCGGCGGCTGCGGCCGGGGCAGCGCGGGCCAGAGGCGCGGCGTGCGGAGCCCTCGGCTGCCCTGCGGAGCGCGGCGGCGGGCTGGCGGGAAGGCGCGGGCTCCGCGCTGCGCTGGGGACTCTGAGCCCGAGTCCCGGGCTTTGTCTCCTGCGCTGCTTTCGTGGTGACGGTCAGGGGGTGCCCGGTCGGCGAAGCGCGCGGGCCGGACGCCGCGGGGCTCGGTcccgggcccggacgctgcgctcTGAAGGGAAGGCGCAGAC AAAAAAAGACCAAATGGCAAAGCAACCTTCTGATGTAAGTTCTGAGTGTGACCGAGAAGGTAGACAATTGCAGCCTGCGGAGAGGCCTCCCCAGCTCAGACCTGGGGCCCCTACCTCCCTACAGACAGAGCCACAAGGTAATCCTGAAGGCAATCACGGAGGTGAAGGGGACAGCTGCCCCCACGGCAGCCCTCAGGGCCCGCTGGCCCCACCGGCCAGCCCTGGCCCTTTTGCTACCAGATCCCCGCTTTTCATCTTTATGAGAAGATCCTCCCTGCTGTCTCGATCCTCCAGTGGGTATTTCTCTTTTGACACAGACAGGAGCCCGGCACCCATGAGTTGTGACAAATCAACACAAACCCCAAGTCCTCCTTGCCAGGCCTTCAACCACTATCTCAGTGCAATGG CTTCCATGAGGCAGGCTGAACCTGCAGATATGCGCCCGGAGATATGGATCGCCCAAGAGTTGCGGCGTATCGGAGACGAGTTTAACGCTTACTATGCAAGGAGG GTATTTTTGAATAATTACCAAGCAGCCGAAGACCACCCACGAATGGTTATCTTACGACTGTTACGTTACATTGTCCGCCTGGTATGGAGAATGCATTGA
- the BCL2L11 gene encoding bcl-2-like protein 11 isoform X4 — protein MFPAAAAGAARARGAACGALGCPAERGGGLAGRRGLRAALGTLSPSPGLCLLRCFRGDGQGVPGRRSARAGRRGARSRARTLRSEGKAQTKKDQMAKQPSDVSSECDREGRQLQPAERPPQLRPGAPTSLQTEPQGNPEGNHGGEGDSCPHGSPQGPLAPPASPGPFATRSPLFIFMRRSSLLSRSSSGYFSFDTDRSPAPMSCDKSTQTPSPPCQAFNHYLSAMDVLLIIGVFFTSDSGAEGSFLSQSCVMRNRWSLKLRRGG, from the exons atgtTCCCGGCGGCTGCGGCCGGGGCAGCGCGGGCCAGAGGCGCGGCGTGCGGAGCCCTCGGCTGCCCTGCGGAGCGCGGCGGCGGGCTGGCGGGAAGGCGCGGGCTCCGCGCTGCGCTGGGGACTCTGAGCCCGAGTCCCGGGCTTTGTCTCCTGCGCTGCTTTCGTGGTGACGGTCAGGGGGTGCCCGGTCGGCGAAGCGCGCGGGCCGGACGCCGCGGGGCTCGGTcccgggcccggacgctgcgctcTGAAGGGAAGGCGCAGAC AAAAAAAGACCAAATGGCAAAGCAACCTTCTGATGTAAGTTCTGAGTGTGACCGAGAAGGTAGACAATTGCAGCCTGCGGAGAGGCCTCCCCAGCTCAGACCTGGGGCCCCTACCTCCCTACAGACAGAGCCACAAGGTAATCCTGAAGGCAATCACGGAGGTGAAGGGGACAGCTGCCCCCACGGCAGCCCTCAGGGCCCGCTGGCCCCACCGGCCAGCCCTGGCCCTTTTGCTACCAGATCCCCGCTTTTCATCTTTATGAGAAGATCCTCCCTGCTGTCTCGATCCTCCAGTGGGTATTTCTCTTTTGACACAGACAGGAGCCCGGCACCCATGAGTTGTGACAAATCAACACAAACCCCAAGTCCTCCTTGCCAGGCCTTCAACCACTATCTCAGTGCAATGG ATGTCCTTTTGATAATTGGTGTTTTCTTCACTTCTGACTCCGGGGCTGAAGGCAGTTTTCTCTCTCAGTCATGTGTAATGAGAAACAGGTGGAGTTTGAAGCTCAGGAGAGGTGGGTGA
- the BCL2L11 gene encoding bcl-2-like protein 11 isoform X10, translating to MAKQPSDVSSECDREGRQLQPAERPPQLRPGAPTSLQTEPQGNPEGNHGGEGDSCPHGSPQGPLAPPASPGPFATRSPLFIFMRRSSLLSRSSSGYFSFDTDRSPAPMSCDKSTQTPSPPCQAFNHYLSAMASMRQAEPADMRPEIWIAQELRRIGDEFNAYYARRVFLNNYQAAEDHPRMVILRLLRYIVRLVWRMH from the exons ATGGCAAAGCAACCTTCTGATGTAAGTTCTGAGTGTGACCGAGAAGGTAGACAATTGCAGCCTGCGGAGAGGCCTCCCCAGCTCAGACCTGGGGCCCCTACCTCCCTACAGACAGAGCCACAAGGTAATCCTGAAGGCAATCACGGAGGTGAAGGGGACAGCTGCCCCCACGGCAGCCCTCAGGGCCCGCTGGCCCCACCGGCCAGCCCTGGCCCTTTTGCTACCAGATCCCCGCTTTTCATCTTTATGAGAAGATCCTCCCTGCTGTCTCGATCCTCCAGTGGGTATTTCTCTTTTGACACAGACAGGAGCCCGGCACCCATGAGTTGTGACAAATCAACACAAACCCCAAGTCCTCCTTGCCAGGCCTTCAACCACTATCTCAGTGCAATGG CTTCCATGAGGCAGGCTGAACCTGCAGATATGCGCCCGGAGATATGGATCGCCCAAGAGTTGCGGCGTATCGGAGACGAGTTTAACGCTTACTATGCAAGGAGG GTATTTTTGAATAATTACCAAGCAGCCGAAGACCACCCACGAATGGTTATCTTACGACTGTTACGTTACATTGTCCGCCTGGTATGGAGAATGCATTGA
- the BCL2L11 gene encoding bcl-2-like protein 11 isoform X13, translating to MAKQPSDVSSECDREGRQLQPAERPPQLRPGAPTSLQTEPQDRSPAPMSCDKSTQTPSPPCQAFNHYLSAMASMRQAEPADMRPEIWIAQELRRIGDEFNAYYARRVFLNNYQAAEDHPRMVILRLLRYIVRLVWRMH from the exons ATGGCAAAGCAACCTTCTGATGTAAGTTCTGAGTGTGACCGAGAAGGTAGACAATTGCAGCCTGCGGAGAGGCCTCCCCAGCTCAGACCTGGGGCCCCTACCTCCCTACAGACAGAGCCACAAG ACAGGAGCCCGGCACCCATGAGTTGTGACAAATCAACACAAACCCCAAGTCCTCCTTGCCAGGCCTTCAACCACTATCTCAGTGCAATGG CTTCCATGAGGCAGGCTGAACCTGCAGATATGCGCCCGGAGATATGGATCGCCCAAGAGTTGCGGCGTATCGGAGACGAGTTTAACGCTTACTATGCAAGGAGG GTATTTTTGAATAATTACCAAGCAGCCGAAGACCACCCACGAATGGTTATCTTACGACTGTTACGTTACATTGTCCGCCTGGTATGGAGAATGCATTGA
- the BCL2L11 gene encoding bcl-2-like protein 11 isoform X15 — protein sequence MAKQPSDVSSECDREGRQLQPAERPPQLRPGAPTSLQTEPQDRSPAPMSCDKSTQTPSPPCQAFNHYLSAMASMRQAEPADMRPEIWIAQELRRIGDEFNAYYARRLEK from the exons ATGGCAAAGCAACCTTCTGATGTAAGTTCTGAGTGTGACCGAGAAGGTAGACAATTGCAGCCTGCGGAGAGGCCTCCCCAGCTCAGACCTGGGGCCCCTACCTCCCTACAGACAGAGCCACAAG ACAGGAGCCCGGCACCCATGAGTTGTGACAAATCAACACAAACCCCAAGTCCTCCTTGCCAGGCCTTCAACCACTATCTCAGTGCAATGG CTTCCATGAGGCAGGCTGAACCTGCAGATATGCGCCCGGAGATATGGATCGCCCAAGAGTTGCGGCGTATCGGAGACGAGTTTAACGCTTACTATGCAAGGAGG TTAGAGAAATAG
- the BCL2L11 gene encoding bcl-2-like protein 11 isoform X14, with protein sequence MAKQPSDVSSECDREGRQLQPAERPPQLRPGAPTSLQTEPQDRSPAPMSCDKSTQTPSPPCQAFNHYLSAMDVLLIIGVFFTSDSGAEGSFLSQSCVMRNRWSLKLRRGG encoded by the exons ATGGCAAAGCAACCTTCTGATGTAAGTTCTGAGTGTGACCGAGAAGGTAGACAATTGCAGCCTGCGGAGAGGCCTCCCCAGCTCAGACCTGGGGCCCCTACCTCCCTACAGACAGAGCCACAAG ACAGGAGCCCGGCACCCATGAGTTGTGACAAATCAACACAAACCCCAAGTCCTCCTTGCCAGGCCTTCAACCACTATCTCAGTGCAATGG ATGTCCTTTTGATAATTGGTGTTTTCTTCACTTCTGACTCCGGGGCTGAAGGCAGTTTTCTCTCTCAGTCATGTGTAATGAGAAACAGGTGGAGTTTGAAGCTCAGGAGAGGTGGGTGA
- the BCL2L11 gene encoding bcl-2-like protein 11 isoform X16 produces MAKQPSDVSSECDREGRQLQPAERPPQLRPGAPTSLQTEPQASMRQAEPADMRPEIWIAQELRRIGDEFNAYYARRVFLNNYQAAEDHPRMVILRLLRYIVRLVWRMH; encoded by the exons ATGGCAAAGCAACCTTCTGATGTAAGTTCTGAGTGTGACCGAGAAGGTAGACAATTGCAGCCTGCGGAGAGGCCTCCCCAGCTCAGACCTGGGGCCCCTACCTCCCTACAGACAGAGCCACAAG CTTCCATGAGGCAGGCTGAACCTGCAGATATGCGCCCGGAGATATGGATCGCCCAAGAGTTGCGGCGTATCGGAGACGAGTTTAACGCTTACTATGCAAGGAGG GTATTTTTGAATAATTACCAAGCAGCCGAAGACCACCCACGAATGGTTATCTTACGACTGTTACGTTACATTGTCCGCCTGGTATGGAGAATGCATTGA